In Rhodospirillales bacterium, a single genomic region encodes these proteins:
- the nadC gene encoding carboxylating nicotinate-nucleotide diphosphorylase encodes MSLAQGDIANDIADDIERVIDAALAEDVGRGDITTRAIVPAGARLALVMRTRQAIVLAGIAAAARVFRRLDPKAKIEILAHDGERFDAGATLARVEGDAAALLTAERTALNLVQFMSGIATLTRAYVDRIAGTRARLLDTRKTVPGLRALSKYATRMGGATNHRVRLDDGILIKDNHVAIAGGIAEAVRHARTGRDGIRDVRAECDTLDQVRDAIAAGADSILLDNMDVATLREAVRLVAGRVPLEASGGVTLENIRAIADTGVDFISTGRITQSAPSVDIGLDVAD; translated from the coding sequence ATGTCGCTCGCGCAAGGCGACATCGCCAACGATATCGCCGACGATATTGAGCGTGTGATCGACGCGGCGCTGGCCGAGGACGTCGGCCGCGGCGACATCACCACCCGCGCCATCGTTCCCGCCGGGGCACGGCTCGCGCTCGTCATGCGCACCCGCCAGGCGATCGTGCTCGCCGGCATCGCGGCCGCGGCGCGCGTGTTCCGGCGCCTCGATCCCAAGGCTAAGATTGAGATTCTCGCGCACGACGGCGAGCGTTTTGACGCCGGCGCGACGCTCGCCCGCGTCGAGGGCGACGCCGCCGCCCTGCTCACCGCCGAGCGGACCGCCCTCAACCTGGTCCAGTTCATGAGCGGGATCGCGACGCTGACCCGCGCCTACGTCGATCGCATCGCCGGTACGCGCGCCCGCCTGCTCGATACGCGCAAGACGGTGCCGGGCCTCCGCGCGCTCTCCAAGTACGCGACCCGCATGGGCGGCGCCACCAACCATCGGGTGCGGCTCGACGACGGCATCTTGATCAAGGACAACCACGTCGCCATCGCCGGCGGCATCGCCGAGGCGGTTCGCCACGCCCGCACCGGGCGCGACGGTATCCGCGACGTGCGCGCCGAATGCGACACCCTCGATCAGGTGCGGGACGCCATCGCCGCCGGGGCCGATTCGATCCTGCTCGACAACATGGACGTCGCTACCTTGCGCGAGGCGGTGCGCCTGGTCGCCGGGCGCGTGCCGCTCGAAGCCTCGGGCGGGGTGACGCTGGAGAACATCCGCGCCATCGCCGACACCGGCGTCGATTTCATCTCGACCGGACGCATCACCCAGTCGGCGCCTTCCGTCGATATCGGTCTCGACGTCGCCGATTAG
- the mdh gene encoding malate dehydrogenase, translated as MARKKIALVGAGNIGGTLAHLIGLKELGDVVMFDVVEGIPQGKSLDLIQSSAIEGFDAEIAGTNDYAALKGADAVIVTAGVARKPGMSRDDLIGINAKVMAQVGDGIRQNCPGAFVVCVTNPLDAMVWALREASGLPHHMVVGMAGVLDSARFRYFLADEFKVSVEDVTAFVLGGHGDTMVPLLRYSMVAGIPVPDLVRMGWSTQERLDKIVQRTRDGGAEIVALLKTGSAFYAPASAAVQMVESYLKDKRRVLPCAAWLDGQYGVKGLYVGVPVVIGSRGVEKVVEIQLDANEKAAFQKSADAVKSLCAITEKLLKEAQAKA; from the coding sequence ATGGCCCGCAAGAAAATCGCCCTCGTCGGCGCTGGCAACATCGGCGGCACGCTCGCCCACCTGATCGGGCTCAAGGAGCTGGGCGACGTCGTCATGTTCGACGTGGTCGAGGGCATCCCCCAGGGCAAGTCCCTCGACCTGATCCAATCCTCGGCGATCGAGGGCTTCGACGCCGAGATCGCCGGCACCAACGACTATGCCGCGCTCAAGGGCGCGGACGCGGTCATCGTCACCGCCGGCGTCGCGCGGAAGCCGGGCATGAGTCGCGACGACCTGATCGGCATCAACGCCAAGGTCATGGCCCAGGTCGGCGACGGCATCCGCCAGAATTGCCCGGGCGCGTTCGTCGTTTGCGTCACCAATCCCTTGGACGCCATGGTGTGGGCGCTGCGCGAGGCCTCGGGCCTGCCGCACCACATGGTGGTCGGCATGGCGGGCGTGCTCGACTCCGCCCGCTTCCGTTATTTCCTCGCCGACGAGTTCAAGGTTTCGGTCGAGGACGTGACCGCCTTCGTCCTCGGCGGTCACGGCGATACCATGGTGCCGCTGCTGCGTTATTCAATGGTCGCCGGCATCCCGGTGCCCGATCTCGTGCGCATGGGTTGGTCGACCCAGGAACGCCTCGACAAGATCGTGCAGCGCACCCGCGACGGCGGCGCCGAAATCGTGGCGCTGTTGAAGACCGGCTCCGCCTTCTACGCCCCGGCCAGCGCCGCGGTGCAGATGGTCGAATCCTATCTCAAGGACAAGCGCCGCGTGCTGCCGTGCGCGGCATGGCTCGACGGCCAATACGGCGTCAAGGGCCTCTACGTCGGCGTGCCGGTGGTGATCGGCTCACGCGGCGTGGAGAAGGTGGTCGAAATCCAGCTCGACGCCAACGAAAAGGCGGCGTTCCAGAAGTCGGCCGACGCGGTGAAAAGCCTGTGCGCGATCACCGAAAAACTCCTCAAGGAAGCGCAGGCGAAGGCCTAG